A stretch of Balaenoptera ricei isolate mBalRic1 chromosome 9, mBalRic1.hap2, whole genome shotgun sequence DNA encodes these proteins:
- the NXPH1 gene encoding neurexophilin-1 isoform X2 yields MLKDAAFTWCLLFFCWLEDQVTCANLTNGGKSELLKSGSSKSTLKHIWTEGSKDLSISRLLSQTFRGKENDTDLDLRYDTPEPYSEQDLWDWLRNSTDLQEPRPRAKRRPIVKTGKFKKMFGWGDFHSNIKTVKLNLLITGKIVDHGNGTFSVYFRHNSTGQGNVSVSLVPPTKIVEFDLAQQTVIDAKDSKSFNCRIEYEKVDKATKNTLCNYDPSKTCYQEQTQSHVSWLCSKPFKVICIYISFYSTDYKLVQKVCPDYNYHSDTPYFPSG; encoded by the coding sequence GTCACATGTGCCAATTTAACAAACGGTGGAAAGTCAGAACTTCTAAAATCAGGAAGCAGCAAATCCACACTAAAGCATATATGGACAGAAGGCAGCAAAGACTTGTCTATCAGCCGACTCCTGTCACAGACTTTTCGTGGCAAAGAAAATGATACAGATTTAGACCTGCGATATGACACCCCAGAACCTTATTCTGAGCAAGACCTCTGGGACTGGCTGAGGAACTCCACAGACCTTCAAGAGCCTCGGCCCAGGGCCAAGCGAAGGCCCATTGTTAAGACGGGCAAGTTTAAGAAAATGTTTGGATGGGGTGATTTTCATTCCAACATCAAAACAGTGAAGCTAAACCTATTGATAACTGGGAAAATTGTAGATCATGGCAATGGGACGTTTAGTGTTTATTTCAGGCATAATTCCACTGGTCAAGGGAATGTATCTGTCAGCTTGGTGCCCCCTACGAAAATAGTGGAATTCGACTTGGCACAGCAAACCGTGATTGATGCCAAAGATTCCAAGTCCTTTAACTGTCGCATTGAATATGAAAAGGTTGACAAGGCTACCAAGAACACACTCTGCAACTATGACCCTTCAAAAACCTGTTACCAGGAGCAGACCCAAAGTCATGTGTCCTGGCTCTGCTCCAAGCCCTTTAAGGTGATCTGtatttacatttccttttatAGTACAGATTATAAACTCGTACAGAAAGTGTGCCCCGACTACAACTACCACAGCGACACACCTTACTTCCCCTCTGGATGA
- the NXPH1 gene encoding neurexophilin-1 isoform X1 yields MTFRPMLKDAAFTWCLLFFCWLEDQVTCANLTNGGKSELLKSGSSKSTLKHIWTEGSKDLSISRLLSQTFRGKENDTDLDLRYDTPEPYSEQDLWDWLRNSTDLQEPRPRAKRRPIVKTGKFKKMFGWGDFHSNIKTVKLNLLITGKIVDHGNGTFSVYFRHNSTGQGNVSVSLVPPTKIVEFDLAQQTVIDAKDSKSFNCRIEYEKVDKATKNTLCNYDPSKTCYQEQTQSHVSWLCSKPFKVICIYISFYSTDYKLVQKVCPDYNYHSDTPYFPSG; encoded by the coding sequence GTCACATGTGCCAATTTAACAAACGGTGGAAAGTCAGAACTTCTAAAATCAGGAAGCAGCAAATCCACACTAAAGCATATATGGACAGAAGGCAGCAAAGACTTGTCTATCAGCCGACTCCTGTCACAGACTTTTCGTGGCAAAGAAAATGATACAGATTTAGACCTGCGATATGACACCCCAGAACCTTATTCTGAGCAAGACCTCTGGGACTGGCTGAGGAACTCCACAGACCTTCAAGAGCCTCGGCCCAGGGCCAAGCGAAGGCCCATTGTTAAGACGGGCAAGTTTAAGAAAATGTTTGGATGGGGTGATTTTCATTCCAACATCAAAACAGTGAAGCTAAACCTATTGATAACTGGGAAAATTGTAGATCATGGCAATGGGACGTTTAGTGTTTATTTCAGGCATAATTCCACTGGTCAAGGGAATGTATCTGTCAGCTTGGTGCCCCCTACGAAAATAGTGGAATTCGACTTGGCACAGCAAACCGTGATTGATGCCAAAGATTCCAAGTCCTTTAACTGTCGCATTGAATATGAAAAGGTTGACAAGGCTACCAAGAACACACTCTGCAACTATGACCCTTCAAAAACCTGTTACCAGGAGCAGACCCAAAGTCATGTGTCCTGGCTCTGCTCCAAGCCCTTTAAGGTGATCTGtatttacatttccttttatAGTACAGATTATAAACTCGTACAGAAAGTGTGCCCCGACTACAACTACCACAGCGACACACCTTACTTCCCCTCTGGATGA
- the NXPH1 gene encoding neurexophilin-1 isoform X3 → MQATCWYVLLLLQPTVYLVTCANLTNGGKSELLKSGSSKSTLKHIWTEGSKDLSISRLLSQTFRGKENDTDLDLRYDTPEPYSEQDLWDWLRNSTDLQEPRPRAKRRPIVKTGKFKKMFGWGDFHSNIKTVKLNLLITGKIVDHGNGTFSVYFRHNSTGQGNVSVSLVPPTKIVEFDLAQQTVIDAKDSKSFNCRIEYEKVDKATKNTLCNYDPSKTCYQEQTQSHVSWLCSKPFKVICIYISFYSTDYKLVQKVCPDYNYHSDTPYFPSG, encoded by the coding sequence GTCACATGTGCCAATTTAACAAACGGTGGAAAGTCAGAACTTCTAAAATCAGGAAGCAGCAAATCCACACTAAAGCATATATGGACAGAAGGCAGCAAAGACTTGTCTATCAGCCGACTCCTGTCACAGACTTTTCGTGGCAAAGAAAATGATACAGATTTAGACCTGCGATATGACACCCCAGAACCTTATTCTGAGCAAGACCTCTGGGACTGGCTGAGGAACTCCACAGACCTTCAAGAGCCTCGGCCCAGGGCCAAGCGAAGGCCCATTGTTAAGACGGGCAAGTTTAAGAAAATGTTTGGATGGGGTGATTTTCATTCCAACATCAAAACAGTGAAGCTAAACCTATTGATAACTGGGAAAATTGTAGATCATGGCAATGGGACGTTTAGTGTTTATTTCAGGCATAATTCCACTGGTCAAGGGAATGTATCTGTCAGCTTGGTGCCCCCTACGAAAATAGTGGAATTCGACTTGGCACAGCAAACCGTGATTGATGCCAAAGATTCCAAGTCCTTTAACTGTCGCATTGAATATGAAAAGGTTGACAAGGCTACCAAGAACACACTCTGCAACTATGACCCTTCAAAAACCTGTTACCAGGAGCAGACCCAAAGTCATGTGTCCTGGCTCTGCTCCAAGCCCTTTAAGGTGATCTGtatttacatttccttttatAGTACAGATTATAAACTCGTACAGAAAGTGTGCCCCGACTACAACTACCACAGCGACACACCTTACTTCCCCTCTGGATGA